Proteins encoded together in one Candidatus Eremiobacterota bacterium window:
- a CDS encoding PilT/PilU family type 4a pilus ATPase, with protein sequence MSRRKRRQEEGAAEEVEHEEYADDEGGEGGDSPDKAMKKLAELEKKIEDVTSKMGLVMMEARDAESKVKKLEDSVKDMEDLADEVDEKLEKLTETEVKIDKIIEESEDTIARIKKLEESGAGGAELEQRLKQEGEAVDEKLTKAFNEASRALEKIGTIDEQMGSIKSHMDEITAHIEETSARLEAYAMLKDGLANHTEEIQDIRKLIDDVRAGGGGVAADMESRLEKIAHEAQESAKALKERIEKDLAEITPLMDKMKGDSDSGISAALEKMTKIEQEQKTFQEMIGTITSHVNEITEELNQIDERYDELTSKSDETVEKIKGELKQPLEEQEQRIFTKIQEELGNFHDVTKTIEEASKKVEELQQKTSQYEDTIKQLSDTIAKAEVSSEKVSVAFRLVEDMEKKISRVVSPVDELISRLEDFEELPAVGELGFDLNDLLQVMIKHGASDLHLKEGAPPTVRLEGDLVPVGNQVLSDKECKYLVLSSMSKSLRRQLLEKKEIDFAYAIPEARFRVNAFLQKSTVSGSYRMLRTEIPSIEELGLPPFLKRFASINHGLILVTGPAGCGKSTTLASIVDYINTNRKLHVVTVEDPIEFVHKDKMSIVTQREVGIDTPSFLDALKASLRQDPNVILIGEMRDSETILTAAIAAETGHLVFSTLHTPNTTQAIQRIVDVFSGDQQKQFRLLLSTTLRGVISQRLLNKKDNEGRIPAVEIMVVTPTISSLIMENKVNEIYQYMVQGQTEGMQTFTAALTKLYEAGLISKEDAMYHADQPTEFRLGVEGHTTGSTSIPEDSLMSWL encoded by the coding sequence ATGTCAAGGAGAAAGAGAAGACAAGAAGAGGGCGCTGCAGAGGAAGTCGAACATGAAGAGTACGCCGATGATGAGGGCGGTGAAGGAGGAGATTCCCCCGACAAGGCCATGAAAAAGCTTGCCGAACTGGAGAAGAAAATAGAAGATGTGACCTCCAAGATGGGCCTCGTCATGATGGAGGCGCGCGACGCCGAGAGCAAGGTGAAAAAGCTTGAAGACTCGGTGAAAGACATGGAGGACCTCGCTGACGAAGTCGATGAGAAGCTTGAAAAGCTCACTGAAACAGAAGTAAAAATCGACAAAATCATCGAGGAAAGTGAAGATACCATAGCCCGCATAAAGAAGCTCGAAGAATCCGGAGCAGGCGGCGCCGAGCTGGAGCAGCGGCTTAAGCAGGAAGGCGAGGCAGTCGATGAAAAGCTCACCAAGGCCTTCAATGAAGCGAGCCGTGCCCTGGAAAAGATAGGGACCATTGATGAGCAGATGGGCTCAATAAAGTCCCACATGGATGAGATAACGGCCCATATTGAAGAGACTTCGGCAAGGCTTGAAGCCTATGCCATGCTCAAGGACGGCCTTGCCAACCACACCGAGGAGATCCAGGACATCCGCAAGCTGATTGATGACGTAAGGGCGGGCGGCGGCGGCGTGGCAGCCGACATGGAATCCAGGCTCGAAAAGATAGCCCACGAAGCACAGGAATCAGCAAAAGCCCTCAAAGAGAGGATTGAAAAGGATCTCGCCGAGATAACGCCCCTCATGGACAAAATGAAGGGCGACTCCGATTCCGGCATCTCAGCGGCTCTCGAGAAAATGACAAAGATCGAGCAGGAACAGAAGACTTTTCAGGAGATGATAGGCACCATCACCTCCCATGTCAATGAGATCACCGAGGAGCTCAACCAGATTGACGAGCGTTACGACGAGCTGACTTCAAAGTCTGATGAAACCGTTGAGAAAATAAAAGGGGAGCTTAAGCAACCCCTTGAGGAGCAGGAACAGAGGATCTTCACCAAGATCCAGGAAGAGCTCGGCAACTTCCATGACGTGACGAAAACCATCGAGGAAGCCTCAAAGAAGGTGGAGGAGCTTCAGCAGAAGACCTCCCAGTATGAGGATACTATCAAGCAGCTCAGCGACACTATCGCTAAGGCCGAAGTGAGCTCGGAAAAGGTCTCGGTAGCCTTCCGGCTCGTGGAGGACATGGAGAAAAAGATATCCCGCGTCGTGTCGCCCGTGGACGAGCTCATCTCAAGACTTGAGGACTTTGAAGAACTCCCCGCCGTCGGTGAGCTGGGCTTTGATCTCAACGACCTGCTCCAGGTGATGATCAAGCATGGTGCTTCCGATCTCCATCTCAAGGAGGGAGCGCCGCCTACCGTGAGACTGGAAGGTGATCTCGTCCCCGTGGGAAACCAGGTGCTTTCCGACAAGGAATGCAAGTACCTTGTTCTCTCAAGCATGTCAAAGTCACTGCGCCGCCAGCTCCTTGAGAAGAAGGAGATCGACTTCGCCTATGCCATTCCTGAGGCGCGCTTCAGAGTAAACGCCTTCCTGCAGAAAAGCACCGTGAGCGGCTCTTACAGGATGCTCAGGACAGAGATTCCTTCAATTGAAGAGCTTGGCCTGCCGCCATTCCTGAAGAGATTCGCCTCGATAAACCATGGCCTCATCCTGGTCACGGGCCCCGCGGGCTGCGGCAAGTCCACGACTCTGGCCTCCATCGTTGATTACATCAATACCAACAGGAAGCTCCACGTGGTCACCGTTGAGGACCCCATCGAATTCGTGCACAAGGACAAGATGAGCATTGTGACACAGAGGGAGGTGGGAATTGATACCCCCTCGTTCCTCGACGCCCTCAAGGCCTCTCTGAGGCAGGATCCCAACGTGATACTGATAGGAGAGATGAGGGATTCCGAAACCATACTCACGGCCGCCATCGCCGCAGAGACAGGCCATCTTGTCTTCAGCACCCTTCATACGCCGAACACCACCCAGGCCATCCAGAGAATTGTAGATGTGTTCTCAGGCGACCAGCAGAAACAGTTCAGGCTCCTCCTCTCGACAACCCTCAGGGGTGTCATCTCGCAGCGCCTCCTCAACAAGAAAGACAATGAGGGGCGCATTCCCGCTGTGGAAATCATGGTGGTCACCCCTACCATCTCAAGCCTTATCATGGAGAATAAGGTGAATGAGATCTATCAATACATGGTGCAGGGCCAGACAGAAGGGATGCAGACCTTCACCGCGGCCCTTACCAAGCTCTATGAGGCCGGCCTTATCTCGAAGGAAGACGCCATGTACCATGCGGATCAGCCCACGGAATTCCGGCTCGGTGTGGAGGGTCATACCACAGGCTCCACATCAATTCCCGAGGACTCCCTGATGAGCTGGCTCTAG
- a CDS encoding YggS family pyridoxal phosphate-dependent enzyme, which yields MEDHYHSDMKARYDDLCARMEKAAAKRGRRFQDIRFVAVSKKVHAQRIIEAAGLGITDFGENYFQEAREKITTLEGKLTWHFIGHLQKNKAHQVLELFNLIQSVDSVDLAERLAKRAQERGKAAEVLLQVHYGDEATKHGFLTDEVMPSMERISCLTHLKVKGLMTIPPFLEDPEENRRYFRDMALLSEKLRGFPGYEAVHLSMGMTDDFEIAIEEGSTMVRIGRALFGERI from the coding sequence ATGGAAGATCATTACCACAGTGACATGAAGGCCCGCTATGACGATCTCTGTGCACGTATGGAGAAAGCGGCAGCAAAAAGGGGAAGGCGCTTTCAGGATATCCGCTTTGTGGCCGTGTCAAAAAAAGTGCATGCCCAAAGGATTATTGAGGCTGCGGGGCTCGGTATCACTGACTTCGGGGAAAACTATTTCCAGGAAGCCCGCGAGAAGATTACGACCCTCGAAGGCAAACTCACCTGGCATTTCATAGGTCATCTCCAGAAAAACAAGGCCCATCAGGTCCTGGAGCTTTTTAACCTCATTCAGAGCGTTGACTCGGTGGACCTTGCGGAAAGACTGGCAAAGCGGGCCCAGGAAAGAGGGAAAGCTGCGGAAGTGCTCCTCCAGGTCCATTACGGTGATGAAGCCACCAAGCACGGCTTTCTGACCGATGAGGTCATGCCTTCCATGGAGAGGATCTCATGCCTCACCCACCTTAAGGTGAAAGGGCTGATGACTATCCCTCCCTTCCTGGAAGATCCTGAAGAAAACCGGCGCTATTTCAGGGATATGGCTCTGCTCTCAGAGAAGCTCAGAGGCTTTCCCGGCTATGAAGCCGTTCATCTCTCGATGGGTATGACCGATGATTTTGAGATCGCCATCGAGGAGGGCTCCACCATGGTAAGAATCGGAAGGGCCCTTTTTGGAGAGAGGATCTGA
- the hrcA gene encoding heat-inducible transcriptional repressor HrcA, with amino-acid sequence MKAGSSALNSRQKAILEIIVQEFVKSGEPVGSLIITENYDIGCCSATVRNEMARLEEMGYLEQPHAASGRIPKDKAYRLFVNEIISRKIAPPPENAVSTIEREYQIIQSHLEILIKKTARLLAELTNYTSLLLAPQLRKSLFKYLRLVSLSPTRILLFMMNNTGSIIHRTIELSSPISPEVLERLTNLLNDRLQGRALDHVSEFLKEIPGLETDRELIRNIGDASQHLVEEQQREVFYGGKTRLFDFSEFRDLDKIKVLMEVMEEEKVVAEILTETLNADGVQVLIGEENPVDEMKECSMVTAAYNLNGEPVGTLGIIGPKRMPYEQIISIINYTAENFSHKLRHLDRL; translated from the coding sequence GTGAAAGCAGGCTCTTCGGCGCTTAATTCTCGGCAAAAGGCCATCCTTGAGATCATCGTGCAGGAATTTGTAAAATCAGGCGAGCCTGTCGGATCATTGATCATTACCGAAAATTATGATATCGGCTGCTGTTCCGCCACGGTAAGGAACGAGATGGCAAGGCTTGAAGAGATGGGCTATCTCGAGCAGCCCCATGCCGCATCGGGAAGGATTCCCAAAGACAAGGCATACCGCCTTTTCGTCAATGAGATAATCAGCAGGAAGATCGCCCCTCCCCCTGAGAATGCCGTGAGCACCATCGAGCGGGAATACCAGATTATCCAGTCCCACCTGGAGATTCTTATCAAGAAAACTGCGCGGCTTCTCGCCGAGCTCACCAATTACACCTCCCTCCTTCTTGCTCCGCAGCTGAGAAAAAGCCTTTTCAAATACCTCAGGCTTGTTTCCCTTTCGCCGACCCGCATACTCCTTTTCATGATGAACAATACGGGCTCCATAATCCACAGAACCATCGAGCTTTCTTCGCCCATCAGCCCCGAAGTGCTGGAGCGCCTCACCAATCTGCTCAACGACAGGCTCCAGGGCCGGGCGCTTGACCATGTATCGGAATTTCTCAAGGAAATTCCCGGCCTTGAGACCGACAGGGAGCTCATCAGGAATATCGGCGACGCATCGCAGCACCTGGTGGAAGAACAGCAAAGAGAGGTATTCTACGGAGGGAAAACCCGCCTCTTCGACTTTTCGGAGTTCCGTGATCTCGACAAGATAAAAGTGCTGATGGAAGTTATGGAAGAAGAGAAAGTGGTGGCAGAGATCCTCACCGAAACCCTCAATGCCGACGGCGTACAGGTGCTGATAGGTGAAGAGAACCCCGTTGACGAGATGAAGGAGTGCTCGATGGTGACGGCCGCTTACAACCTGAACGGCGAACCGGTGGGCACGCTTGGGATCATAGGCCCCAAGAGAATGCCCTATGAGCAGATCATTTCCATCATTAACTACACTGCAGAGAACTTCAGCCACAAGCTCCGGCACCTTGATCGTCTTTAA
- a CDS encoding TCP-1/cpn60 chaperonin family protein, with the protein MSGIPHHNDKSDIDERLSALLTNAAAVRAIAGAVENTLGPKGLDTMLVDGNGDIIVTNAGVTILGRMEVSHPAARMLINIARNQHEQVGDGTTTATIMAGTLVSEGLNYIIRGVPVSKIIEGIRIGIHECLELLDKGAITIKDMDDPLLGQVTTVAGRNDSAIAGGVVALARNIGSEKLLDSTFRLSERIVAEVGASHEVFPGLLFKKKRLNEQMPHKVTAAKVLALEDSLLPEELSEAALRTEAGFAAYLNYQEEFRKNIRRLPGLGIKLVVLEKGIDDFAEELLTREGILVISRLRSSDFRNVLEYTGAKALKRTCIGRSDEELRASLGQAKEVMEDGRLGHMRISGGEGKKTATFLVGATTEEVVGERERIAQDAASSLQAALKGGVVAGGGAFELSLIPPVRKARTKARGIAAYGIDCVVESLKRPMAQIIANAGFNSLEKIEEALKSLEETGRTPGVDCDSGNLIDMVEAGIIDPVPVKRQVFLAAMEVAEAILRINTIIKMSGTGMA; encoded by the coding sequence ATGTCCGGCATTCCCCACCACAACGATAAGAGCGATATTGATGAGAGACTCTCGGCGCTCCTTACAAATGCTGCAGCGGTGAGAGCCATTGCCGGGGCCGTGGAAAATACCCTTGGCCCCAAAGGGCTTGATACCATGCTCGTTGACGGAAACGGCGACATCATTGTCACCAATGCCGGCGTGACCATCCTTGGCAGGATGGAGGTCTCCCATCCTGCAGCCCGGATGCTTATCAACATCGCAAGGAACCAGCACGAACAGGTGGGAGACGGGACCACCACGGCGACGATAATGGCGGGAACTCTTGTCAGTGAAGGCCTCAATTACATAATACGGGGAGTGCCTGTCTCCAAAATCATAGAAGGCATAAGGATTGGGATTCATGAGTGCCTCGAGCTGCTTGACAAAGGCGCAATTACTATAAAGGACATGGACGATCCTCTCCTGGGCCAGGTCACCACTGTCGCCGGCAGGAATGATAGCGCCATCGCCGGGGGTGTAGTGGCACTCGCAAGGAATATTGGCTCCGAAAAACTGCTTGACAGCACCTTCAGGCTCTCGGAGCGGATAGTGGCCGAGGTGGGGGCGTCCCACGAGGTATTTCCCGGTCTTCTCTTCAAAAAAAAGCGCCTCAATGAGCAGATGCCCCACAAGGTGACTGCCGCAAAAGTGCTGGCCCTTGAAGACAGCCTGCTGCCGGAGGAGTTGAGCGAAGCGGCCCTCAGGACCGAGGCGGGATTCGCCGCATACCTTAACTACCAGGAGGAGTTCAGAAAAAACATACGGCGCCTTCCCGGCCTGGGAATCAAACTGGTGGTGCTTGAAAAGGGAATCGATGACTTTGCGGAAGAACTGCTCACCAGGGAGGGAATACTGGTCATCTCAAGGCTCAGGAGCTCCGATTTCAGGAACGTGCTGGAGTACACTGGGGCAAAAGCGCTCAAGAGAACGTGCATTGGGCGCAGCGATGAAGAATTGAGAGCATCTCTTGGCCAGGCGAAGGAAGTAATGGAGGATGGGCGGCTTGGGCATATGAGAATATCGGGGGGAGAGGGGAAAAAGACCGCGACCTTTCTTGTGGGGGCAACGACGGAAGAAGTGGTGGGAGAAAGGGAGAGAATCGCACAGGATGCCGCCTCATCGCTCCAGGCAGCCCTCAAGGGCGGCGTCGTCGCCGGTGGAGGGGCCTTTGAGCTGAGCCTCATTCCCCCGGTGAGGAAGGCAAGGACAAAAGCCAGGGGCATCGCCGCATACGGTATTGACTGCGTGGTAGAGTCATTGAAGCGCCCGATGGCCCAGATCATAGCGAATGCGGGGTTCAACTCCCTTGAAAAGATAGAAGAAGCTCTCAAATCCCTCGAGGAGACAGGCCGCACCCCTGGAGTAGACTGCGATTCCGGTAACCTCATTGACATGGTGGAGGCTGGGATCATCGATCCGGTCCCTGTAAAGCGCCAGGTTTTCCTCGCCGCAATGGAGGTGGCTGAAGCGATTCTCCGGATCAATACCATCATCAAAATGAGCGGGACCGGTATGGCATGA
- a CDS encoding nucleotide exchange factor GrpE, with amino-acid sequence MEESTLNSSLAQQQGDSSTLSQEALSRMEREKKLKRVKNRKALRAKSMVLEEGEYGDMTDESSEQCSDTEPEAEQTAAAAPAEEPSSPQSPPSPGAKSTLPRPELTSEEKEKIAIGVEELDKVISGVPILDFLRARLASSVDKGIDFLTLIGFYRIASRMLKEEFEKKRDLHRKVELEYEEQKKEIESLRNQQAIDPFKPQPAMQQKPPERPPERPQERPPDRNLVDLQEAHNQEIFLLRETIKKKEQKINEFNDLYERLKTDFNNFRNRSVKEVDFQVDRSFEDLVSKFLPVVDNFERAVKASKTTQDTASLMQGVAMILSQFEEILKGIGVDPIKAEGQPFDPKIHEAIAVVENSEYPEDTVIEEVYRGYTIKKKILRPAMVKVSKRGAAPPPGPSA; translated from the coding sequence ATGGAAGAGAGCACGCTCAATTCCTCCCTGGCTCAACAGCAGGGAGACTCTTCCACCCTCTCACAGGAAGCCCTTTCACGGATGGAAAGGGAAAAGAAGCTGAAACGCGTGAAAAACAGGAAAGCGCTCCGGGCAAAATCCATGGTGCTGGAAGAAGGAGAATATGGTGATATGACAGACGAATCTTCCGAACAGTGCTCCGATACAGAGCCTGAGGCAGAGCAGACTGCCGCTGCCGCCCCCGCAGAGGAGCCGTCCTCCCCCCAGTCCCCGCCGTCGCCTGGAGCCAAGAGTACCCTGCCGCGCCCTGAGCTCACCTCAGAGGAAAAGGAAAAAATCGCCATAGGCGTAGAAGAGCTGGACAAGGTGATAAGCGGGGTCCCTATTCTTGATTTCCTGAGGGCAAGGCTCGCAAGCTCGGTCGATAAAGGCATTGATTTCCTCACCCTCATCGGGTTCTATCGTATTGCCTCGCGGATGCTCAAGGAGGAATTCGAGAAGAAGCGCGATCTGCACCGAAAGGTGGAGCTTGAGTACGAGGAGCAGAAAAAGGAAATCGAAAGCCTCCGGAATCAGCAGGCAATCGATCCTTTCAAGCCACAGCCGGCAATGCAGCAAAAGCCGCCTGAGCGGCCGCCTGAGCGGCCTCAGGAACGGCCACCTGACCGGAACCTTGTAGACCTGCAGGAGGCTCATAACCAGGAAATCTTTCTCCTCAGGGAGACCATAAAGAAGAAAGAGCAGAAAATCAACGAGTTCAATGATCTTTACGAGCGGCTGAAGACGGATTTCAATAATTTCAGAAACCGTTCCGTCAAGGAAGTGGATTTTCAGGTTGACAGGTCCTTTGAGGATCTTGTGAGCAAGTTTCTCCCTGTGGTGGACAATTTCGAGAGGGCCGTCAAGGCCTCCAAGACCACTCAGGATACTGCATCGCTGATGCAGGGCGTGGCAATGATCCTGTCGCAGTTCGAGGAGATCCTCAAGGGTATCGGCGTGGATCCCATCAAGGCCGAGGGCCAGCCCTTCGACCCCAAGATTCATGAGGCGATAGCCGTCGTGGAGAATAGTGAATATCCCGAAGATACTGTCATTGAGGAAGTATACCGCGGATACACGATAAAAAAGAAGATTTTGCGGCCGGCAATGGTAAAGGTCTCGAAGAGAGGCGCCGCGCCTCCTCCGGGCCCCTCAGCGTGA
- the dnaK gene encoding molecular chaperone DnaK, translating to MSKIVGIDLGTTNSVCSIMEGGQPIAIPSAEGDALVPSVVGFSKTGERLVGAVAKRQAISNPERTIISIKRHMGTEFKVQIDDKSYTPQEISAMILQKIKADAEAYLGFPIERSIITVPAYFNDSERQATKDAGTIAGMEVVRIINEPTASAMAYGLDKLDHSEKILVWDLGGGTFDVSILEIGGGIFEVKATAGNMRLGGDDWDQRVMDWLVDEFKKMHGIDLRTDRVAMQRLKEAGENAKIQLSSDTTTRINLPFIAADAQGPKHLDIELTRQKFQEMSADLVEKCVEPAMRAMEDSGLTMGQINKVLLVGGSTRMPAVQDKVRKLFGKEPCKEIDPDRVVAMGAAIQGGVLSGEVKDMVLLDVTSLSLGIETVGGVFTKLIERNTQIPCSKSRIFTTAADGQTIVEVHVLQGERELAAHNKSLGRFELRNIPPAPRGVPQIEVVFEIDANGIVNVSAKDLATGNKQKITIQSPTNLTGEEINKMVKEAAIYAEEDGKRRDESQTRNKANIELDTAERTIRELSDKMSIDYQRQLREAIDRLRMSLQTYDIPKIKEDTKALQDVMYMVSTEAYLSIEGAKIPSAFAGGGGAAAAKKAKETITMDEPTEEDLFGWFQK from the coding sequence ATGAGCAAGATTGTGGGGATTGATCTAGGAACCACCAATTCAGTCTGTTCAATCATGGAGGGAGGGCAGCCAATCGCCATCCCGAGTGCCGAGGGCGATGCTCTTGTTCCCTCTGTCGTGGGTTTTTCAAAAACCGGCGAGCGCCTCGTAGGGGCCGTGGCCAAGCGCCAGGCCATCAGCAACCCTGAGCGCACCATCATCTCAATCAAGCGCCACATGGGCACGGAATTCAAAGTGCAGATCGACGACAAGAGTTATACACCCCAGGAGATATCGGCAATGATCCTTCAGAAAATAAAGGCCGATGCCGAGGCATACCTGGGATTCCCCATAGAAAGAAGCATCATCACTGTCCCCGCATATTTCAACGACAGCGAGCGGCAGGCCACCAAGGACGCCGGCACCATTGCAGGCATGGAGGTGGTGCGCATCATCAACGAGCCGACCGCTTCGGCTATGGCCTACGGCCTTGACAAGCTCGACCACTCGGAAAAGATCCTTGTATGGGACCTCGGGGGCGGTACCTTTGATGTGTCAATCCTGGAGATCGGTGGCGGCATTTTTGAAGTGAAAGCCACGGCGGGAAACATGCGGTTGGGCGGCGACGACTGGGACCAGCGGGTCATGGACTGGCTCGTCGATGAGTTCAAGAAAATGCACGGCATTGACCTGAGGACTGACCGCGTGGCCATGCAGCGCCTCAAGGAAGCAGGAGAGAACGCCAAGATTCAGCTCTCGAGCGATACCACCACGAGGATCAACCTGCCCTTCATCGCTGCCGACGCCCAGGGGCCGAAACACCTGGATATAGAGCTTACGAGACAGAAATTCCAGGAGATGTCAGCCGATCTCGTGGAAAAATGCGTGGAGCCGGCAATGAGAGCCATGGAGGATTCGGGCCTCACGATGGGACAGATAAACAAGGTGCTCCTTGTGGGAGGCTCGACGAGAATGCCCGCGGTGCAGGACAAGGTAAGGAAGCTTTTCGGCAAGGAGCCCTGCAAGGAAATTGATCCGGACAGGGTTGTCGCAATGGGCGCTGCCATCCAGGGCGGAGTTCTCTCAGGCGAAGTGAAGGACATGGTCCTGCTGGACGTGACTTCCCTCTCGCTGGGCATCGAGACCGTCGGCGGCGTGTTCACCAAACTCATTGAGAGAAACACCCAGATACCCTGCTCCAAGTCCAGAATATTCACCACGGCAGCCGACGGGCAGACCATTGTGGAGGTCCACGTGCTCCAGGGCGAACGCGAGCTCGCGGCCCACAACAAATCCCTCGGCAGGTTCGAGCTCCGCAACATCCCGCCGGCACCGCGCGGCGTTCCGCAGATCGAGGTGGTCTTTGAGATTGATGCCAACGGCATAGTGAACGTATCAGCCAAGGACCTTGCCACGGGCAACAAGCAGAAGATCACCATCCAGTCGCCGACGAACCTCACCGGTGAAGAGATAAACAAGATGGTGAAGGAAGCGGCTATTTATGCCGAAGAGGACGGGAAGCGCAGGGACGAGTCACAGACCCGCAACAAGGCCAACATAGAGCTTGATACCGCCGAGAGAACCATAAGGGAGCTCTCGGACAAGATGTCCATTGATTACCAGCGGCAGCTCCGAGAGGCTATTGACAGGCTGCGCATGTCACTGCAGACTTACGATATCCCGAAAATCAAGGAAGACACCAAGGCCCTCCAGGACGTGATGTACATGGTCTCGACAGAGGCATACCTCTCCATCGAGGGCGCAAAGATACCAAGTGCCTTCGCGGGAGGAGGCGGCGCCGCTGCCGCCAAGAAGGCAAAAGAAACAATTACCATGGATGAGCCGACAGAGGAGGATCTCTTCGGATGGTTCCAGAAATAG
- the dnaJ gene encoding molecular chaperone DnaJ — protein MAKRDYYEVLELSRSATAEEIKSSYRRLARKYHPDVAENKSEAEVKFKEINEAYAVLSDDQRRGQYDRFGHEGLNLGSGDAGFGGFGFGGFGDLFQMFDIFSDFGDMRGGARAQASSRPQKGRDLRYDIPVTLEEAFKGVEKEIAITSPVTCYHCKGTRGRDGAKPEQCATCHGTGQVTQVSRSAFGQIMRTFPCNRCSGEGSIVTDPCPECRGMGKVEKERKLEVQIPPGVDTGSRIRIPGEGEAGFMGGVSGDLYVVIHIMEHSDFQRSGDDLYYFKQIALTLAALGGEVAVPTIDGETKLKIPPGTQCDTLFKIKGKGMMSLRGHGRGDLYVKVWVMVPTRLDEKQKSLLQEFQKLSGEEPEPDKSFLGKLKNAFSGAKK, from the coding sequence TTGGCAAAACGCGATTATTACGAGGTGCTTGAACTGTCGAGGAGTGCCACTGCTGAAGAAATCAAATCTTCATACCGGCGCCTTGCAAGGAAATATCATCCCGACGTGGCTGAGAACAAATCCGAGGCTGAAGTGAAGTTTAAAGAGATTAACGAAGCCTATGCGGTGCTCTCTGACGATCAGCGGCGCGGTCAGTATGACCGTTTCGGCCATGAAGGGCTGAATCTGGGAAGCGGCGATGCAGGTTTCGGAGGGTTTGGCTTCGGAGGATTCGGCGATCTCTTCCAGATGTTCGATATCTTCTCTGATTTCGGGGATATGAGGGGAGGCGCACGTGCCCAGGCCTCAAGCCGCCCCCAGAAGGGAAGGGATCTCCGCTACGACATCCCCGTCACGCTTGAAGAGGCCTTCAAAGGCGTGGAAAAGGAGATTGCCATAACGAGCCCTGTTACCTGCTACCATTGCAAAGGCACAAGAGGCCGGGACGGGGCGAAGCCTGAGCAATGCGCCACCTGCCATGGCACGGGCCAGGTCACCCAGGTGAGCCGGAGCGCCTTCGGGCAGATCATGAGAACCTTTCCCTGTAACCGCTGCAGCGGTGAAGGCTCAATAGTCACCGATCCCTGCCCTGAATGCAGGGGGATGGGAAAGGTGGAGAAGGAGAGAAAGCTGGAGGTGCAGATTCCTCCAGGCGTGGACACAGGCTCCCGGATAAGAATCCCCGGCGAGGGCGAGGCAGGCTTCATGGGAGGCGTAAGCGGCGATCTCTACGTGGTAATCCATATCATGGAGCATTCCGATTTTCAGCGCTCAGGAGACGATCTTTACTATTTCAAGCAGATAGCCTTGACCCTGGCGGCCCTGGGAGGAGAAGTGGCGGTGCCCACCATTGACGGGGAGACAAAATTGAAGATCCCCCCGGGCACCCAGTGTGACACCCTCTTCAAGATCAAGGGCAAGGGGATGATGAGCCTCAGGGGGCACGGGAGAGGCGATCTTTACGTGAAGGTATGGGTCATGGTGCCCACCAGGCTCGACGAAAAGCAGAAAAGCCTGCTCCAGGAGTTTCAGAAGCTTTCCGGAGAAGAGCCTGAGCCCGACAAGAGCTTCCTGGGGAAGCTGAAAAATGCCTTTTCCGGGGCAAAAAAATAG
- a CDS encoding 50S ribosomal protein L11 methyltransferase — protein MEYYKMRLCTSPELIPYAEYLLQAHHISAWSEETYRTRQCLVFYLPADGAAEDILERLSLKLKGLEETKLSKRKIRALRWEKSWKRSFKTISIGTIVIKPPWRAYKASPGEAVIEIEPGMAFGTGDHHTTSLCIRLLQSYVKPGMKVIDLGTGSALLAMAAIALGASSVTAVDHDPVALTEAQTNVIRMGMGNRIALVRDEVTDVPPGSYDLAVGNLFLREIAMLLEKRCPPLRQGGVFIGSGITTDQRPQVEKALLGPHFALLSWQTGGIWDAFAVRKEGP, from the coding sequence GTGGAATACTACAAGATGAGGCTCTGTACCTCACCAGAGCTGATTCCTTACGCGGAATACCTCCTCCAGGCCCATCATATCTCGGCATGGAGCGAAGAGACTTACAGGACAAGGCAATGCCTTGTCTTCTACCTTCCCGCTGACGGGGCGGCAGAAGACATCCTTGAGAGACTCAGCCTCAAGCTGAAGGGTCTTGAAGAGACAAAGCTCTCCAAAAGGAAAATAAGGGCCCTCCGGTGGGAAAAATCCTGGAAGAGAAGCTTCAAGACAATTTCCATCGGCACCATCGTGATAAAGCCACCCTGGAGAGCCTACAAAGCCTCACCCGGCGAGGCCGTCATTGAAATTGAGCCGGGGATGGCTTTCGGAACAGGCGATCATCACACCACAAGCCTCTGCATAAGGCTTCTGCAGTCTTACGTAAAGCCCGGCATGAAGGTAATCGACCTGGGAACCGGTTCGGCTCTCCTCGCGATGGCAGCAATCGCCCTGGGTGCCTCATCGGTGACTGCAGTGGATCACGACCCGGTAGCCCTCACAGAAGCCCAGACCAATGTGATCCGTATGGGAATGGGAAACAGAATCGCCCTGGTAAGGGATGAGGTCACCGACGTGCCCCCTGGCTCATACGACCTCGCTGTGGGGAATCTCTTTTTAAGAGAGATTGCCATGCTGCTTGAAAAGCGGTGCCCCCCCCTCAGGCAGGGAGGAGTCTTTATCGGATCAGGCATTACGACAGACCAGCGCCCCCAGGTGGAAAAAGCGCTTCTCGGCCCGCATTTTGCGCTCCTTTCCTGGCAGACCGGGGGGATCTGGGATGCCTTCGCCGTGAGGAAAGAAGGTCCCTGA